In Leptolyngbya sp. O-77, the genomic window AGGGCGAACATTTGCAGGGTTTTATCGACTTGGTGACGGAGCAGGCGTATCACTATCATCCCGGTGCGCCCGCAGACCCCGTGCCGCTGCCGGAGGAACTGCGCGATGCCGAACACGCCGCCCGCGTCGAAATGCTGGAAACGCTGGCAGATTTTGACGATCATCTGCTAGAAGAACTGCTGGAGGAAGTTGAGCCGCCTGAGGAAGAAATCCTCACCGACTTGAAGATGGAGCTGGGTGCAGACCTCATTGTGCCCGTGTTCATCGGCGTAGCCGAAAAAGACTTTGGCGTGCGCCCGCTGCTGGCGGCGCTCCAGCGGGAATGCCCCGAACCCAGCGTGATGGCGCAACATCGCGGCATCCCCGCAGGCGACGAGCCGCTGGCCCAGGTGCTAAAGACCTACTACACGCCCCAGGGCGGCAAGCTGTCGCTGGTGCGCGTGTGGCGCGGCACGCTGACCGATGGCATGACGCTCAACGGGGTGCGGATGGGCGGTATGTATCGTCTAATGGGGCAGCAGCAGCAAAGCGTGCAGCGGGCCGATGCGGGCTGCGTGGTGGCGCTGGCACGGATGGAAGGGGTGAAAACGGGAGAGACGCTAAGCACGAATGGCGTAGCCGCTGATGCATTGCCCAAAGCAGAGGCGATCGCCCCCGTCTACGCGCTTGCCCTCACTGCCGAAAACCGCAACGACGAAGTGAAGCTGAGCAGTGCCCTGACGAAACTGCTGGAAGAAGACCCGTCGCTCTATTGGGAGCAGCATGGCGACACGCGGGAAGTCATCCTCTGGGGCCAGGGCGACATTCACCTGAAGGTGGCCCTCGATCGCCTGCGCCGCAAGTACGGCCTGCCCATGAGTACCCACCTGCCGCAAATTCCCTACAAAGAAACGATTCGCCGTGCTGGCAAGAATGTCCACGGCCGCTACAAGCACCAGACGGGCGGCCACGGTCAGTTTGGCGATGTGTATATCGACATCAAGCCGCTGCCCCGTGGCGAGGGCTTCCAGTTCAGCGAGAAGATTGTGGGCGGCGTGGTGCCCCGACAATACATTCCCGGCGTGGAAATTGGCGTGCGGGAATACCTGGCTCACGGGCCGCTGGGCTTTCCGGTGGTAGATGTGGCCGTCACGCTAACGAACGGCTCCTACCACAGCGTCGATAGCTCGGAGCAAGCGTTTAAGCAGGCGGCGCGGCTGGCGATGCAGGAGGGACTGCCCAAATGCGAACCGCAGTTGCTGGAACCCATTTTGGCGATCGCCATCTCGATTCCTGCTGAGTTTACCTCCAAGGTGCTGCGGCTGGTGAGCGGGCGGCGCGGTCAGGTACTCGGCTACGACGCGAAGGAAAACTGGCGCGGCTGGGATGAGGTATCGGCCTACCTGCCCCAGGCGGAAATGCACGACCTGATTGTGGAACTGCGATCGCTCACGATGGGGGTCGGCTTCTTCCGCTGGCAGTTCGACCACCTGCAAGAAGTGCCCGATAAAGTCGCAGAGCGCGTCCTCGCCCGCACAAACGGCGGCTAGATGGGTCGCCCGTGTTTCAGATCTTCCTGAATCCCCCTTTTAGGGGGGATTTTTTTGGGGTTATTGCACAACGAAGTTGACCAGCTTACCCGGCACCACAATTACCTTCTTGATCGTCTTGCCCTCGATATAGCGCTGCGCCAGTTCTGATTCCGTCGCCAGTTTCTCCAGCGTTTGGGCATCGGCTCCCGCAGGCACCTGAATCGTGCCCCTCGTCTTGCCCATAATCTGGATGACCAGCGGGATCTCATCCACCACCAGCGCCTCTGGGTCGGCCACGGGCCAGCCGTGGTGATGCACCGAATCAGCATGTCCCAGCAGATGCCACAGTTCCTCAGCAATGTGCGGCGCAAACGGAGCCAGCAGCGCCAGCAGCGTTTCGATGCCCTCCGCATAAACCGGAGACTCCTTGCAGGGAGCATCATTCAGCGCATTGCTCAGCTTCATTAGCTCCGACACTGCCGTATTAAACTGATAGTCGCCCTCCAGGTCTTCAGTGATTTCCTGAATTGCTGTATGAATCGCCCGCCGCAGGTCTTTTTCGGGCTTGGTCAGTTCCTCAGAACCTTGCGGCTTCGCCCCCGATGCCTGGAATTCCGCAACCAAGCGCCAGACGCGATTCAAAAAGCGGAACTGCCCTTCCACATCGGCATCGTCCCATTCCAGATCCTTCTCTGGTGGCGCTTTGAACAGAATGAACATGCGGGCGGTGTCTGCGCCGTATTTTTCCAGCACATCCTTCGGGTCGATGCCGTTGTATTTCGACTTCGACATTTTCTCGAAGACAACCTCCAGCTTGTCGCCCGTGGCAGGATCGCGGGGATCAGACAGGTCGGCAATATCTGCTGGAGCGATGTA contains:
- a CDS encoding elongation factor G, encoding MSETVGKNAESRTRTVAIVGPYLSGKTTLLESLLFVTGAISRKGSVNDKNTVGDASPEARDRQMTVEINAASTQHGGILFTFLDSPGSVEFAQETCNALIGVDAAVVVCEPDQARVLTLAPLFQFLDDWEIPHLVFINKMDRANDSFADILNALKQVSSRPLVLHQYPIGQGEHLQGFIDLVTEQAYHYHPGAPADPVPLPEELRDAEHAARVEMLETLADFDDHLLEELLEEVEPPEEEILTDLKMELGADLIVPVFIGVAEKDFGVRPLLAALQRECPEPSVMAQHRGIPAGDEPLAQVLKTYYTPQGGKLSLVRVWRGTLTDGMTLNGVRMGGMYRLMGQQQQSVQRADAGCVVALARMEGVKTGETLSTNGVAADALPKAEAIAPVYALALTAENRNDEVKLSSALTKLLEEDPSLYWEQHGDTREVILWGQGDIHLKVALDRLRRKYGLPMSTHLPQIPYKETIRRAGKNVHGRYKHQTGGHGQFGDVYIDIKPLPRGEGFQFSEKIVGGVVPRQYIPGVEIGVREYLAHGPLGFPVVDVAVTLTNGSYHSVDSSEQAFKQAARLAMQEGLPKCEPQLLEPILAIAISIPAEFTSKVLRLVSGRRGQVLGYDAKENWRGWDEVSAYLPQAEMHDLIVELRSLTMGVGFFRWQFDHLQEVPDKVAERVLARTNGG